A window of Oncorhynchus tshawytscha isolate Ot180627B linkage group LG10, Otsh_v2.0, whole genome shotgun sequence contains these coding sequences:
- the LOC121847404 gene encoding zinc finger protein 638-like isoform X1 — protein sequence MSRPLYNPLGDQYSSQAQRSAAQMGQYGLTQSQAGRDPLGASRLGLGSGGGGGSSGQGGMMSSMVAQQMGYDPGQRSTGMTPEMETSIDHHIRGAREEVRLLSQLMQQNKNQQVSVDAQDLRLSRDPMDELSSGGGLGGYTPGRTSSDQQSSMDPWSGFLTQSASSKLFSSTLPQYQSQTSGFGGAGVLGSTSRGSEAPMSASSTASRPARYTSKSASSILASFGLSNEDLELLSHYPDDHLTPDNLPFILRDIRIRKANRTMDVDPRPKVGGGPGPGSDHGGGGQSKVIDYEHSRATKYDSYDDGDNSQPDNYSSRNPLPKEKPKYDMVRDSLSGYPGHSMTSDLSKQRTQQQHIHRPAVQSPIPMTDTGSRISLPPPSSQPQQTLKTHGSSSKATSKPMNIPVRSGDQGLSRLLASQNQGNARGHAQTRSGLVVLGGGGGAGVGISGLRVGGVPVGVPPPTTPPIWPSIFPIMNPSIPPPGHVPVTFPPPRIGPMPSMHQQMNLPPPMMMMTKRLPTPTMMSDYSAASPRFFPHTCSLCNIECAHLKNWIEHQNTGLHVENCRLLGTSYPDWNVETVAVSSRNESSQLSSKRRRTTRSASRSSSWSRSPSPLRPFSYHTPSSSTRRPRSRERSRERRHNTTTRRSRSPGSLRGRERERDPPASSSSHRDQERRPQTASSSRRSRSRSYERERARERRETTRRSSLPKSNSAERLAKKLLESSAGLSL from the exons ATGTCCCGTCCCCTATATAACCCCTTAGGGGATCAGTACTCTTCACAGGCCCAGAGATCTGCCGCCCAGATGGGGCAGTACGGACTCACACAATCACAGGCCGGAAGGGACCCTCTGGGGGCCTCCCGCCTTGGTCTGgggtctggtggtggtggtggttcctCCGGCCAGGGAGGCATGATGTCCTCGATGGTGGCCCAGCAGATGGGGTATGACCCGGGGCAGAGATCGACCGGGATGACCCCGGAGATGGAGACCTCCATAGACCACCACATCCGCGGGgccagagaggaggtgaggctgCTCAGCCAGTTGATGCAGCAGAATAAGAACCAGCAGGTCTCAGTGGACGCCCAAGACCTTCGCCTAAGTCGTGACCCCATGGACGAGCTCTCGTCTGGGGGAGGGCTGGGAGGTTACACCCCTGGCCGGACCTCCAGCGACCAGCAAAGTTCCATGGACCCCTGGTCTGGCTTCCTGACCCAGTCTGCTTCCTCCAaactcttctcctccacccttcCTCAGTACCAAAGCCAAACCTCTGGGTTTGGAGGTGCGGGAGTGCTGGGGTCCACCTCAAGGGGTTCCGAGGCTCCCATGAGCGCCTCGTCCACAGCCTCTCGTCCAGCCCGGTACACGTCCAAGTCCGCCAGCAGCATCCTGGCGAGTTTCGGCTTGTCCAACGAAGACCTGGAGCTCCTCAGCCACTACCCAGACGATCATCTGACCCCAGACAACCTGCCCTTCATCCTCAGAGACATCCGCATCCGTAAGGCCAATAGAACTATGGATGTGGACCCTCGGCCCAAGGTAGGCGGTGGACCTGGCCCAGGGTCCGACCACGGTGGTGGAGGACAGAGCAAAGTGATCGATTACGAACATTCTCGTGCTACTAAATACGACAGTTATGATGATGGTGATAATAGCCAACCCGATAATTACAGCTCGCGCAATCCGCTCCCGAAAGAGAAGCCAAAATATGACATGGTCAGAGACTCGCTGAGCGGGTACCCCGGCCATTCCATGACCTCCGACCTTTCCAAGCAGCGTACCCAACAGCAGCACATCCACAGACCTGCGGTCCAGAGCCCCATCCCCATGACAGACACAGGCTCTCGCATCAGCCTTCCTCCGCCTTCCAGCCAACCCCAGCAGACCCTCAAAACCCATGGCTCATCCTCTAAAGCGACATCCAAGCCCATGAACATCCCTGTCCGCAGCGGAGACCAAGGACTCAGCCGACTCCTGGCGTCCCAGAATCAAGGCAACGCTCGGGGCCACGCTCAGACCCGGTCCGGCCTGGTGGttcttggtggtggtggtggagctgGGGTCGGAATTTCAGGACTCAGGGTTGGAGGTGTCCCGGTCGGGGTTCCTCCTCCCACGACACCCCCCATTTGGCCTTCCATATTCCCCATCATGAACCCGTCAATCCCACCTCCTGGTCATGTCCCGGTGACTTTTCCTCCGCCCCGGATTGGTCCGATGCCTTCCATGCACCAGCAGATGAACCTACCTCccccgatgatgatgatgacgaagaGGTTACCGACCCCGACCATGATGAGCGATTACTCCGCAGCTTCTCCCAGATTCTTTCCTCATACCTGTTCTCTCTGTAACATAGAATGTGCCCATCTAAAG AACTGGATCGAGCATCAAAACACCGGTCTCCACGTTGAGAATTGCCGTCTACTCGGGACATC GTATCCTGATTGGAACGTGGAAACTGTCGCTGTGTCAAG TAGAAATGAAAGCAGCCAGTTGTCCTCCAAGCGCCGTCGGACAACACGCTCCGCCTCCCGTTCTTCATCCTggtctcgctctccttctcctcttcgcCCCTTCTCCTACCAcaccccttcctcctctactcGCCGACCTCGATCCAGGGAACGATCCCGCGAACGtcgacacaacaccaccacccggCGTTCCCGGTCTCCGGGTTCACTtcggggcagggagagagaacgtGACCCTCCGGCCTCGTCGTCTTCCCACCGGGATCAGGAACGTCGACCTCAGACAGCCTCTTCGTCCCGGAG GTCGCGCTCTAGGAGCTATgagcgggagagagcgagggaacgTCGGGAGACGACGAGGAGGAGCAGCCTGCCGAAGTCTAACAGTGCTGAGAGACTGGCCAAGAAACTACTGGAGTCatctg CTGGCCTCTCTCTGTAA
- the LOC121847404 gene encoding zinc finger protein 638-like isoform X2: MSRPLYNPLGDQYSSQAQRSAAQMGQYGLTQSQAGRDPLGASRLGLGSGGGGGSSGQGGMMSSMVAQQMGYDPGQRSTGMTPEMETSIDHHIRGAREEVRLLSQLMQQNKNQQVSVDAQDLRLSRDPMDELSSGGGLGGYTPGRTSSDQQSSMDPWSGFLTQSASSKLFSSTLPQYQSQTSGFGGAGVLGSTSRGSEAPMSASSTASRPARYTSKSASSILASFGLSNEDLELLSHYPDDHLTPDNLPFILRDIRIRKANRTMDVDPRPKVGGGPGPGSDHGGGGQSKVIDYEHSRATKYDSYDDGDNSQPDNYSSRNPLPKEKPKYDMVRDSLSGYPGHSMTSDLSKQRTQQQHIHRPAVQSPIPMTDTGSRISLPPPSSQPQQTLKTHGSSSKATSKPMNIPVRSGDQGLSRLLASQNQGNARGHAQTRSGLVVLGGGGGAGVGISGLRVGGVPVGVPPPTTPPIWPSIFPIMNPSIPPPGHVPVTFPPPRIGPMPSMHQQMNLPPPMMMMTKRLPTPTMMSDYSAASPRFFPHTCSLCNIECAHLKNWIEHQNTGLHVENCRLLGTSYPDWNVETVAVSRNESSQLSSKRRRTTRSASRSSSWSRSPSPLRPFSYHTPSSSTRRPRSRERSRERRHNTTTRRSRSPGSLRGRERERDPPASSSSHRDQERRPQTASSSRRSRSRSYERERARERRETTRRSSLPKSNSAERLAKKLLESSAGLSL, from the exons ATGTCCCGTCCCCTATATAACCCCTTAGGGGATCAGTACTCTTCACAGGCCCAGAGATCTGCCGCCCAGATGGGGCAGTACGGACTCACACAATCACAGGCCGGAAGGGACCCTCTGGGGGCCTCCCGCCTTGGTCTGgggtctggtggtggtggtggttcctCCGGCCAGGGAGGCATGATGTCCTCGATGGTGGCCCAGCAGATGGGGTATGACCCGGGGCAGAGATCGACCGGGATGACCCCGGAGATGGAGACCTCCATAGACCACCACATCCGCGGGgccagagaggaggtgaggctgCTCAGCCAGTTGATGCAGCAGAATAAGAACCAGCAGGTCTCAGTGGACGCCCAAGACCTTCGCCTAAGTCGTGACCCCATGGACGAGCTCTCGTCTGGGGGAGGGCTGGGAGGTTACACCCCTGGCCGGACCTCCAGCGACCAGCAAAGTTCCATGGACCCCTGGTCTGGCTTCCTGACCCAGTCTGCTTCCTCCAaactcttctcctccacccttcCTCAGTACCAAAGCCAAACCTCTGGGTTTGGAGGTGCGGGAGTGCTGGGGTCCACCTCAAGGGGTTCCGAGGCTCCCATGAGCGCCTCGTCCACAGCCTCTCGTCCAGCCCGGTACACGTCCAAGTCCGCCAGCAGCATCCTGGCGAGTTTCGGCTTGTCCAACGAAGACCTGGAGCTCCTCAGCCACTACCCAGACGATCATCTGACCCCAGACAACCTGCCCTTCATCCTCAGAGACATCCGCATCCGTAAGGCCAATAGAACTATGGATGTGGACCCTCGGCCCAAGGTAGGCGGTGGACCTGGCCCAGGGTCCGACCACGGTGGTGGAGGACAGAGCAAAGTGATCGATTACGAACATTCTCGTGCTACTAAATACGACAGTTATGATGATGGTGATAATAGCCAACCCGATAATTACAGCTCGCGCAATCCGCTCCCGAAAGAGAAGCCAAAATATGACATGGTCAGAGACTCGCTGAGCGGGTACCCCGGCCATTCCATGACCTCCGACCTTTCCAAGCAGCGTACCCAACAGCAGCACATCCACAGACCTGCGGTCCAGAGCCCCATCCCCATGACAGACACAGGCTCTCGCATCAGCCTTCCTCCGCCTTCCAGCCAACCCCAGCAGACCCTCAAAACCCATGGCTCATCCTCTAAAGCGACATCCAAGCCCATGAACATCCCTGTCCGCAGCGGAGACCAAGGACTCAGCCGACTCCTGGCGTCCCAGAATCAAGGCAACGCTCGGGGCCACGCTCAGACCCGGTCCGGCCTGGTGGttcttggtggtggtggtggagctgGGGTCGGAATTTCAGGACTCAGGGTTGGAGGTGTCCCGGTCGGGGTTCCTCCTCCCACGACACCCCCCATTTGGCCTTCCATATTCCCCATCATGAACCCGTCAATCCCACCTCCTGGTCATGTCCCGGTGACTTTTCCTCCGCCCCGGATTGGTCCGATGCCTTCCATGCACCAGCAGATGAACCTACCTCccccgatgatgatgatgacgaagaGGTTACCGACCCCGACCATGATGAGCGATTACTCCGCAGCTTCTCCCAGATTCTTTCCTCATACCTGTTCTCTCTGTAACATAGAATGTGCCCATCTAAAG AACTGGATCGAGCATCAAAACACCGGTCTCCACGTTGAGAATTGCCGTCTACTCGGGACATC GTATCCTGATTGGAACGTGGAAACTGTCGCTGTGTCAAG AAATGAAAGCAGCCAGTTGTCCTCCAAGCGCCGTCGGACAACACGCTCCGCCTCCCGTTCTTCATCCTggtctcgctctccttctcctcttcgcCCCTTCTCCTACCAcaccccttcctcctctactcGCCGACCTCGATCCAGGGAACGATCCCGCGAACGtcgacacaacaccaccacccggCGTTCCCGGTCTCCGGGTTCACTtcggggcagggagagagaacgtGACCCTCCGGCCTCGTCGTCTTCCCACCGGGATCAGGAACGTCGACCTCAGACAGCCTCTTCGTCCCGGAG GTCGCGCTCTAGGAGCTATgagcgggagagagcgagggaacgTCGGGAGACGACGAGGAGGAGCAGCCTGCCGAAGTCTAACAGTGCTGAGAGACTGGCCAAGAAACTACTGGAGTCatctg CTGGCCTCTCTCTGTAA